TTTATAACAGCGGTCAAAGGATTATTGGCTGGTACAAAACAATATGAAAGATAAACATTGTGAAAACGTATTTCTCTCGGATGCATTCAAGGAGTCAAGGACAGTCAGATAAAAAGGTAGAGCGAGGTACAATAGGCTTTTTTTGTCTAGTGGAGAAACAGGTGTGTGTTAGATATGGCAATTATTATCCACATATTCTATgtgttaataaaaacagaataaatgtgattttattGCACTTTTTTGGTCTAGATTTTGTGAAGAGCAACGCAGTGTTAAGTTTAGTGTTAGAGAACAAAACAAGTTGAAAAGTTCCTTCAGTGAAGTTCAGCCACAGAAACGCAAAACACAACATCCCAACCGTCAAGGCCGTCCTTTGCTATCTTCCCTTTGTGTATCGGCAACAAAATACTTGCCTTGCAGACTACAGTCAAAGTCAGATAGCTGCAGAGCCAAACAGATATGTGTGAGAATAGGAAAAGTCACATAACAGAATCAGTTTTCTGGAGCTACAGTACAGCCATGGTGTCCTGCAAGGTCTTCATCCTGGCCCCTTTGTGGATCCACTTTCTGACTCATGCCTGCAGGGGGGAGGAGGTGCCCCGGGAAGCGGTTTTGTCCTGGTTCAGAGATCGGGTTCTGCAGGGCCTTGATTTAGAGGAGCCTCCTCAAACAACAATGCAACGTGCAGATGGGGATACAGTAGAGCCAGATGCAGGGCCGGCACCGCTGAGGGCCCCGAGGACAAGCAGGACAGCATGGGTCAAGCAGCCAGCTGGTTCAAACCAGGAAACAACACAAATTATTGTCTTCCCCAGCTCTGGTAAGAAACCCAGATAAAAGCTACTCTAGATTCCAGTATAGCACACTTATTCATGCAACTTTTTCATGCAACGGCACAACAAAACTTGCCTGATCGTGTGCAAACGTAAATGACATTTTACCCCCAACTTATGAGTCAAAATAATTAGCATTGAAATAGTTGAAGCTCTGTCGGTGAAACATTTTCTCAACCTATGAGTGCCATGCAAGTGATGTGTAACGGAGAATGTTAGGTGCAAATACTAGAaaatattaaatcatttttatgcTGGACTCTTGAGCATAAGACAATACAATATGGCGCTGAAGCACTGCTGCATGTTTCGGCATTCTTACATTTACCTTTGAGGCTGTTGTGCACCACATACAGTcattatctaaatgttaaaatcacttttttttgtatagcaGTGTATGCATGCTGCACATGCAAAACAACTAAAGCTAGGTAGTTGCAATTTCTATAAGTacacaacagaagaaaaatggaaaaggaagGCCGACTTTAACAACAAAAGGTGTGGAAGTAATTGACCTTAAAGTACATGGACATACTTTGAGAGGCATTTCATTACAGACCCAAAATGTGGATTATTTTTGTGATTACTGTAGTTGGTAACTTTAGCTCAGTCTTTGACAACTGGGAAACTTAACCACTAGAGGTCAGCAAAAACATTACATGTAATGTGGGTTGAAGGTATTTACATGCATGCACCAATTATGTCCCTGATTGCTCTCTAATCTCACTTCTGCAGATTCGTCCTGTGCCCAGTCTGAGTCAGCTCCTGCAGAAACCACCAACACCCACTTTACGTATTACTTCCAGCCGTCAGTGAACACCCACGAGACAACGCTCACATCTGCCCACCTCTGGTTCTACGCAGGGGGGGAAGGAGTGTCAGCAAACTCCTCAGTccagctcttcatcctcacttcggggcagcagctcctgcaggcCGCAGAATCACCGGCATCGAGGAGCTCGGACGGATGGACCACCTTTGACCTCGACCAAAAGCTGCTTGTTTTTATGGCCGAGGGTCCTTTTCTGCTTCAAGTGCGTTGTCTGGCCTGTGAGTGCCACGCCAACGAATCAGACAAGATGCCCTTTCTCCACCTTCGGGCTCAGTCTCGTGGTTCCGTTCGATCCCCGCGCGAGGCCCCCGTCACCATCCCCTGGTCTCTCTCTGCCATTGACCTCCTCCAGAGGCCCTCCCAGGAGAGACCCCAGCACAGAGACTGCCACCGAGCAGAGATCCAGATCAGCTTCGAGGAGCTCGGCTGGGACAACTGGATCATCCACCCGAAGGTGCTGACATTCTACTACTGCCACGGGAACTGCTCGGCCTTGGATCGCACCACCTCCGTCCTGGGGATCCCGCAGTGCTGCGCTCCAGTGCCCGGGACGATGAGGTCCCTGAGGATCACTACGACATCTGATGGTGGGTACTCATTCAAGTACGAGACCCTGCCCAATATCATACCTGAGGAGTGCACTTGTATTTGAAAATTGAAGCATTAAAGGGCCAGTTCACCAAAAAAACTacatcatatttgtttttatttatatgaagtttgtcaagtgtgtttcctttttcctgGTTAAGTACTTTCAGCCTCCAATTACAAacacttcacaataaaagtccctttACTTTTCAAATTCCTAAGGATATGGTTGAGCACATTTCTTTGATGTTACATGCATTTCATTGGATTTTTAATTCAAAAGTGGATTATTTTAAATCCAAGCATATAGAACAAAAACGTTTTGTAATTTAAGGTGACTGGCCCTTTAAGACTCCACTCACTCTGCTTATAAATGCCTTCTGTCCAACTAATCAGAGatgttttgtcattgttttacGAAATCAAATCCTGGAAGGTTTATTTAGAtgtcctttgtgttttttcatttaaccTGTAGAGGTCAGTGTTGACCTAACTTTTACAACATTTCCCTTCAGTACTTCAAATAGTCTGAAACCTGCTCTTAACAGATGATCGGTAATGTACATTAAATCACTGATTTAAACgtggatttgttttgtttttgtacatccacacacacacacacacacacacacacacaacgctaATCTGTTTGAGATGATTAAACCAAGATGGTCATTCCTTCTTGCGTACATTTCAGCTTAAACGAGTGttgaagttgaacatttgcacaATTAACAGGCTGACTCAACTCTCCAACAAGACTGTCGGACTAAAAGCACAGGAAGAACTGACCACGCAGCAACTTtcccacagaaaaaaagatttgagtCCAATGTCCCAAACATATTgttcaaatatatttatttactctGAAGACAAAATAATCTCTACAGttacaaaaactacaaaactgacaatagaaaaaaaaagcattgaagTACCATATTCAAAAATGGAACGTTGTACCTTGTATGAAAGTTGAATTTGAGATGATTACAAAAATACAGCATCAAAAAAGCTCTTTGGCGATCTGCAGTTTCATTATTCCAGCCAAAGATCATAAAACCAAAGTACACTGAACACGGAAAGCTATTGATCAAAAGTCTCATGATGAAtggagaatgtgtgtgtttacatggtgCCGGGTTGTGCGTCAGCAGCCAACTGTCATCCTCTCCTCAGCTGggtttgtgtttctttcccCCGGATGCATGAAAAGCACCCATGTTTCAGCACAATGGAGGGGCAGTGGTGCACGTCAAGGGTGGAAAATATGTCTCAGCGGAGAAATATGTAAATTCAAAAGACGGAGGATGGAATGTCATTGTTGACGGTAGCCCAGGAGACAGATGTTTTCAGCtgtttgacaaaagaaaaagtgataTTTTCTAAGCTTTCTGCACTAACATTATGAATCATTTGTTTTGTACATAATTCagggaaggagaaaaaaggagtATCTAACATCCAAGAGCCTAGTTTTCAGCAGTTATGTGAAACAGGTGGCGTTAAGATGCCAACATTTCCTTCTAATCTAGACAAAAAGGAAACTAATCAAGAGCTTTGGTCaagaaactgaaagaaaaaaaaattataaatgatTGTACCATTAAAAATGGTTCTTGGAAATCTCTTGGAACATTTCCTGTTTAAGAATTCAAGCATTTCCCAGGTAAACATTTTGGCCGATTTGAGCAAATATACAGGCTACAAAATCTGTCTGATACTTGTGAAATGAATGCTGTGGTTTCCAGCTAATAAACACCAATAATCCCTAGAATGAGATCTGTTTCTCTTGCACATGAAAGATGAACCATCTAGTACAGGTTTAGCCACCCTTGTTGGAAAAGATTCTACTGCTCGTGCTCCAGACACGACATAACCCAAGGCTGTGTTGTTTGAAAACCTCTCTGAAGCCAACAAAGCTAGGATTTGGGGACATTTTATAAACAGAGAGCCACTCTTTAGTGATGAAGACAACAAAAGTAGACTTGGCCAGAGGAGTTTAAAGCTTTCCATAATCCTGGCAAGGTCTGAAATGGAGGATTATAGCATGGCCGCAAAAAAACAGAGTGGGcgttcaggaaaaaaaaaaaaaaaaaaaaaaagggtgtagacaaggtttttttttttttttttttttttttcacgtagGTAAGCAAGTAGAAGCTGGAGATGTGGCCGGCTTTCAAGTTTACAGTCGTGGAGATGAACCTCAGTCAGCTTTTAGACTGACCCCTAATACTGAAAGGCACGTTTCtcccatccacacacacacacacaaacacacacacacaaacacacacacacacacaaacaaacatacgcTCTTGGTCTCCCTCAGTGGTCTGACTGCACTCCCATATGTGCTTCCCCCATGTGTTTAAGGCCAGTAGGAATGGAGGCGCAGACGTTTGAGGCAGGAAGCACGCTCAGGCATGTATTCCTGGAGGAAGAAGAGCAAAACAAGAGGGATATTCAGCACGTACTCTCACTTAAAAACCTCAACTTTAAAAGTCTTCTTCCATGGGTGACATGATGTTTTACTTCTCTTGAGGTCAGCCCCTTCCTTTACAGATAGAAATCTAAAGTAGATCAGTAATTAGGAAGTTTGCAGCAGAGCTGGTTCTACAAGTCAATCCACAAAATCTTCCCTAGAAACTTATTGCTCATAGGTTAAAAGCATAGTGTGAAATGAAGAGATTCACTGCATTCAAAGTGTTGATTTTAGTCAGTTTGCAGTTTGTTGCTGGAAAAAAATCAACTTCAAGCTGTAAACTCGAGCTGTGAAATTCTCCAGggcatttttaaatgattttcttaCATAAATTCAATGAAACTTAATCTTATTTGATGTTAATGGGTTCATTGCAAGTTGCAAAACATGACTTatggaaaaagtatttttatagGTTGGCAAAACTTTTCTTCCAGAtgttttctctcccccccccaaaaaaaaaaaaaaaatcgagtGCAAGGTTTGGGTCTGATACCAACAGTTATTCTTAGTCATTGAAATGTGTATGTAGTACACTTGACAGTCAAATAACCACATTAGTTTCCCTATTCAGGACAAGATATCATGAAAAAAGTACAAATCCTTACTTTGAAGAGGTCTGAACTAAAGATGGTTTAGCTTCTTCTGGTATACATAGCTAATGAGTAATTGCTGtgttttcaaatcaaaacatatgcagtgtttgtttattCAGGTTTAAAAGTTTGATAAATGGCACAAACAAAAAGGCATAAAATCTTGGAGCTCTTATCCAAAACTTTTGGTGGTAAACTCCTGTTTCAATGTCATAACTCGAGACATACTGATAAAATACATCGCAAATATTTGAGCAGTTCAGGCCTGATTCTGAAAGCATCTTTACCTTGCTCACTGGTCTCTCCCTGCTGCTCCTGGGCGAAGTTTAGGCGGTTCTGCTCGGCTGCCGTCTCTGCAGCCGTGTTCACCTCGGGGCTGCTGCTCCGTGAAGGACTTCCTTCATCCGCCTGATAGGCCAGGTCCAGGTGCTGCTGGGCCAGCTTCAGGTGCCTCCTCAACCGATCCAGCTCCTTGGACGAGTGCACCTCGTCCCCGAAGCTCTCCCTCCCGGAGTCGCCAATCGGCAAGTCCTTCAGCTCCCCTTTGAGCTTCTCCTTCTTCATGGTGGCATGGTACCCTGGCGGAGCTGTTGGCATGGCACGTGATGACTTTGGATGAGGGCCTCGGGGGGTCAGCGTGGCCCGTCTGCGGAAGGTGTCCCTGACGCCGCCGATGCCGAGGTGGATGATCTCAAAGACGGTGAGCAGAAGGCAGAGGAAGGACACGACGTACATCACCAGGAGGAAGATGGTTTTCTCTGTCGGGCGCGACACGAAGCAGTCGACGGTGTGCGGGCAGGGCGAGCGGGTGCACACGTAGGAGGGGATCACCTCGAAGCCGAAGAGGACGTACTGGCCGAAGAGGAAGGCGATCTCAAAAGCCGAGCGCCACATCAGCTGGCACACGTACACTTTCATCAGGCCGTCACGGAGGATCCTCCGACGACCGTCATGCTTTTTCTCTGAGCCTTGGGAAACAGAGACACTGGTTAGAATCTtcatttgcacaaaaaaaaggaataatcGAGCCGCTCAAATAGCCATCTTACTTTTTTCCACTTTATCTGGTTTTTCTGTTTCGATTTCTTCAGCGATCATGGGGTCTTCCTCGCCATTGTCCTCCGCCTCTTCGTAGTCTCGGACCGCCCCTCGGCTCACGATGGgcatcctcttcttctgtttccgAACAGGCCGATACTCGCCGTCTTCATTCCTTGCGATCTTGTGCATCGCAAATCCCAGATACATAATGGTGGGGGTCGTGATCATGATCACCTGGAATGAAAATGATTAAGACTTTAACTATTCCGAGGCGTAACGTCGTCAGAATGGTTTCAGAGAAATGCGACGGGCGGCTCACCTGAAAGATCCAGAATCGGACGTGCGAGAGCGGTGCAAACGCATCGTAACAGACGTTTTCACAGCCAGGCTGCTGCGTGTTACAGACAAATTTACTCTGTTCATCGTAGTATATGGTTTCACCGCCGACGGCTGTGAGCACGATGCGGAAGATGATGAGCACAGTCAGCCAGACCTTTCCCACAAAGGTGGAGTGGTTGGAGATCTCGTCCAGCAGACGAGTGAGGAAGCTCCAGCTCATGGTGCCGAGGTGACCGGGGAGCTAAACCAGCTCTGgaaagaaatacattaaaagaaaTGGTTAAAGTctactttgctttttttgttttgttccttttaTAGTTCACTGAGCCACCATTGTATTGCAAACATATGctcttttgctgtttttgtttttcttgaggTTACAGctctacagaaacaaaaaaaagaggaaaaataacttctttttttccactgtaCAAACAAGAATGAACTGAGAACTACAAAAGCAACTTCTAGCAGTTACTGTCTGTCCACACAGAAAAGTGGGTTCATAAAACTGAAGCATTTTATTGATGCATCAATGAATCAGTCCAACCTattttgacacatttatgatcatttcagtcttttttatgATTACTAAATGCTAAGGACCGTTTGTTTTCTctgatttaatgtttaaatatcaGCTGCTTCTCTCCGTTTCCTCATGAATCAAATCCTGAAGCTTATGGACTGTAAATCTGGAATTCACCAAGGCATTGATCAGCCATCGATTCACCCCTTGTTGTCGGCCTTTACTTcatgagaggagaaagaaagaaagtgtgcACATGCAGGTTTATCTTTCCACCAAATGATAAAAAGAATGTGAGATCAAATCTTGCATGCAAGTGTTTTAGGTAGACCTCGACTGCAGGTCAGAGAAATAAACAGCCACATTCTTTGTTTTAATCAGACCCAGAGCTCTCACACATGCAGGTATCCGAGTGTAAACTACACAGCACACTGCGATTCATACTCGTAGCCTTAGTGACAGTTTGGTACTCGTTCATTTTCACACCTCCCCGCTATTCAGAGCCTGAGCTGCTTAATCAAACTTCAAAGTGTCGGCCCGGCAAGCTGCAGCTAGCTGTGAGGAGACCTGCTGCGGATTTGGACGGCAGGAATTATGATACTAAAGCAGTGAATGGAGCTTAAGAATTTATTTCCTGTCACCTTTCCAGGAATTATccctttaaatgatttaaaacccAGTATTTGATAATCCAACACGGCCGTGACACGAAGACAGAGCGGGTCCTTTTTCACAGCTGCTTCTTTTACATGACACTGCTGTCCCTTTGTAGGAAAGGCTTCAAacatctaaaagaaaaaaacatctccttTGAACATCAGACAAGTAAATCATTGCATTTGGAAATTGATCTCATATGAGGTTGATTACATATCAAACATGTATATTTCCTAAATCAAACaggacaacaaaaacacattttaaactgacATTAATGCCACaatatttttgatttaataCCTTAAATCCAATAGTCACTCTAGGACTTATTGGACCTCTCATTTCTAAatgtcttctttaaaaaaaaaaaaaaaaagggtgtaaCACAGAAGATTACCAGAATttaatgactcatttcaacagTACAAGGCTTTAACCATTACAAGCATCTTTAGGTATGTCTCCTCAGATCAGTGCCTTATACAGCGGCCCTCCCTCACCAGGTTACTCATCCATTCCTCTCTCCAAACTGGCATCTTCACAAGCTTCGGTAAGGCTGACTTGCCCGAGCTTGACCAGAAAAATGTTCTCCCCAAAACCAGAGCCGTCATGGTGAA
The sequence above is drawn from the Labrus bergylta chromosome 24, fLabBer1.1, whole genome shotgun sequence genome and encodes:
- the inha gene encoding inhibin alpha chain, with translation MCENRKSHITESVFWSYSTAMVSCKVFILAPLWIHFLTHACRGEEVPREAVLSWFRDRVLQGLDLEEPPQTTMQRADGDTVEPDAGPAPLRAPRTSRTAWVKQPAGSNQETTQIIVFPSSDSSCAQSESAPAETTNTHFTYYFQPSVNTHETTLTSAHLWFYAGGEGVSANSSVQLFILTSGQQLLQAAESPASRSSDGWTTFDLDQKLLVFMAEGPFLLQVRCLACECHANESDKMPFLHLRAQSRGSVRSPREAPVTIPWSLSAIDLLQRPSQERPQHRDCHRAEIQISFEELGWDNWIIHPKVLTFYYCHGNCSALDRTTSVLGIPQCCAPVPGTMRSLRITTTSDGGYSFKYETLPNIIPEECTCI
- the LOC109990154 gene encoding gap junction gamma-1 protein, translating into MSWSFLTRLLDEISNHSTFVGKVWLTVLIIFRIVLTAVGGETIYYDEQSKFVCNTQQPGCENVCYDAFAPLSHVRFWIFQVIMITTPTIMYLGFAMHKIARNEDGEYRPVRKQKKRMPIVSRGAVRDYEEAEDNGEEDPMIAEEIETEKPDKVEKSSEKKHDGRRRILRDGLMKVYVCQLMWRSAFEIAFLFGQYVLFGFEVIPSYVCTRSPCPHTVDCFVSRPTEKTIFLLVMYVVSFLCLLLTVFEIIHLGIGGVRDTFRRRATLTPRGPHPKSSRAMPTAPPGYHATMKKEKLKGELKDLPIGDSGRESFGDEVHSSKELDRLRRHLKLAQQHLDLAYQADEGSPSRSSSPEVNTAAETAAEQNRLNFAQEQQGETSEQGIHA